The proteins below come from a single Parazoarcus communis genomic window:
- a CDS encoding TetR/AcrR family transcriptional regulator, which produces MNQASPRTDHPADSREIERAVLDFARNEPELGQAAVAERLRVAGMQISASGVRYLWQKHGLETAVKRLQALAGNDGGGIDALTENQRRLLERGELTARLARGEPEGSSNADHSADSTSELLDRRQMILTAAAELFSEQGYDRSSIRDIARRVGLLPGSVYHYFPSKDELYLEIHREGFKRVLDRAQAAAKEGIDPWDRLRRACEVHVSGIVEGSPVDRITGHSLSFSGNKDLLAKIQPYRESYEDVFRSLIKSLPLAPGTDRSLLRLFLFGGMNWIYLWYREGGRTPKDIADAMVDMLRRGVQA; this is translated from the coding sequence ATGAATCAGGCTTCACCGAGGACGGACCACCCTGCCGACAGCCGTGAGATCGAGCGTGCAGTCCTCGACTTCGCCCGCAACGAGCCGGAACTTGGCCAGGCAGCTGTCGCAGAGCGGCTGCGCGTTGCAGGCATGCAGATCTCCGCCTCCGGGGTGCGTTACCTCTGGCAAAAACATGGGCTTGAAACGGCAGTGAAGCGCCTGCAGGCGCTTGCCGGTAACGACGGAGGGGGCATCGACGCGCTCACTGAAAACCAGCGCCGCCTGCTCGAACGTGGGGAACTCACAGCCCGTCTGGCGCGTGGCGAGCCTGAAGGCTCAAGCAATGCCGATCACAGCGCAGACTCCACCTCGGAACTGCTGGACCGCCGCCAGATGATCCTGACCGCGGCTGCCGAACTGTTTTCCGAGCAAGGCTACGATCGCAGTTCGATACGCGATATCGCACGTCGCGTCGGCCTGCTTCCCGGCTCTGTCTACCACTACTTCCCATCAAAGGATGAGCTGTACCTGGAGATACATCGCGAAGGTTTCAAACGCGTGCTTGACCGCGCTCAGGCGGCTGCAAAGGAGGGCATCGACCCTTGGGACCGGCTGCGCCGCGCCTGCGAAGTACATGTAAGCGGCATCGTTGAAGGCTCCCCGGTCGACCGCATCACCGGGCACAGCCTTTCGTTCAGCGGCAACAAGGACCTGCTGGCGAAGATCCAGCCTTATCGTGAAAGTTACGAGGACGTCTTCCGCAGCCTGATCAAATCACTGCCACTTGCCCCCGGAACGGACCGATCACTGCTCAGGCTGTTCCTGTTTGGCGGTATGAACTGGATTTACCTGTGGTACCGGGAAGGCGGGCGGACCCCCAAGGACATCGCCGATGCGATGGTCGACATGCTCAGGCGCGGCGTGCAGGCCTGA
- a CDS encoding TRAP transporter large permease: MTGTSIGLIMGVAMMTMLALRVQIGVAMFLTGAAGYTWVSGWDPLIAYLKNAPYGRFSLYDLSVVPLFLLMGQFATHGGLSRALFKAGNAFIGHWRGGMAMAGVASCAGFGAICGSSLATAATMSHVVLPELKRHQYKPSLAAGSLAAGGTLGILIPPSVPLVIYAILAEQNIAKLFLAAFVPGVLAAMGYMLVIAIVTRVDPAAGGPGTQKHSWSERLVTLMETWPVLLIFLVVIGGIYGGVFTPTEAASVGVLATGIAAWRSGGLKGPGFLECLYGTAKGTGMMFLILLGADMLNSFMAVSQMPQEAAAWVQEMGFGPFTVMLAIIVIYMLLGCVMDSLSMILLTVPIFLPIVLGMDYWGLGMEEKAIWFGMVALVVMEIGLITPPVGMNVYIINGVAKDIPMATIFRGVMPFLASDIVRIFLLVFFPSISLVALRIFN; this comes from the coding sequence ATGACCGGAACTTCGATCGGCCTCATCATGGGCGTGGCGATGATGACCATGCTGGCCTTGCGCGTGCAGATCGGCGTTGCCATGTTCCTGACCGGTGCGGCTGGCTATACATGGGTGTCCGGCTGGGATCCGCTGATTGCCTATCTGAAAAACGCGCCTTATGGTCGTTTTTCGCTGTATGACCTGTCGGTGGTACCACTGTTTCTGCTGATGGGCCAGTTTGCCACCCATGGTGGGCTGTCGCGGGCGCTGTTCAAGGCGGGTAATGCCTTCATCGGCCACTGGCGTGGCGGCATGGCAATGGCGGGAGTTGCTTCGTGTGCCGGCTTCGGTGCGATCTGCGGATCATCGCTTGCAACGGCGGCGACCATGTCGCATGTCGTACTTCCAGAATTGAAGCGTCATCAGTACAAGCCCAGCCTGGCCGCCGGCTCACTGGCTGCAGGCGGCACGCTCGGCATCCTGATTCCGCCTTCGGTGCCGCTGGTGATCTACGCAATTCTTGCCGAACAGAATATTGCCAAGCTCTTTCTGGCCGCTTTCGTACCCGGTGTGCTGGCTGCGATGGGGTACATGCTGGTGATCGCCATCGTGACCCGCGTCGATCCTGCTGCAGGTGGCCCGGGGACGCAGAAGCACTCGTGGAGCGAGCGACTGGTGACGCTGATGGAGACCTGGCCGGTACTGCTGATCTTCCTGGTTGTCATCGGCGGGATTTACGGCGGCGTGTTCACGCCGACCGAGGCTGCGTCGGTCGGCGTGCTGGCGACCGGTATTGCGGCCTGGCGTTCGGGTGGCCTGAAGGGACCGGGCTTTCTGGAGTGCCTGTACGGGACAGCCAAGGGAACGGGGATGATGTTTCTCATCCTGCTCGGCGCGGACATGCTGAACTCCTTCATGGCGGTGAGCCAGATGCCGCAAGAGGCGGCCGCCTGGGTGCAGGAAATGGGGTTCGGCCCCTTCACCGTCATGCTCGCCATCATCGTGATCTACATGCTGCTCGGCTGCGTGATGGACAGTCTGTCGATGATCCTGCTCACGGTGCCGATCTTCCTGCCGATCGTGCTCGGCATGGATTACTGGGGCCTCGGCATGGAAGAGAAGGCCATCTGGTTCGGCATGGTTGCACTTGTGGTCATGGAGATTGGCCTGATCACACCACCGGTGGGGATGAACGTCTACATCATCAACGGGGTGGCGAAAGACATCCCGATGGCAACCATCTTCCGTGGTGTGATGCCGTTCCTGGCCTCTGACATTGTGCGGATTTTCCTGCTGGTGTTCTTTCCGAGCATTTCGCTGGTGGCGTTGCGAATCTTCAATTGA
- a CDS encoding TRAP transporter small permease: MAESMDTPAVAPSGPIGRIISMACVLLAVLGGVFFLVEALMSVTSVIGRALFNLPVPGDYELVQMLSAMGIAMCLPYCQLKRGHVFVDFFTLWAPSSLKRVLDSIAALLLAVSSFLLAWRIWEGMMEMREYGETSMVIALPVWWGYVPVAPSFVLLGIAALHTFVLDLRGSEHA, encoded by the coding sequence ATGGCTGAGTCCATGGATACGCCGGCAGTTGCCCCAAGTGGGCCCATTGGTCGAATCATCTCGATGGCCTGTGTGTTGCTGGCGGTGCTGGGCGGTGTGTTTTTTCTTGTCGAGGCGCTGATGTCGGTCACCAGCGTGATCGGGCGGGCGTTGTTCAACCTGCCGGTGCCGGGCGACTATGAACTGGTGCAGATGCTGTCGGCGATGGGTATTGCGATGTGCCTGCCGTACTGCCAGTTGAAGCGGGGGCACGTGTTCGTCGATTTCTTCACCCTGTGGGCGCCGTCGTCGCTCAAGCGTGTGCTGGATTCGATTGCTGCGCTGCTGCTTGCGGTTTCGTCGTTCCTGCTGGCATGGCGGATATGGGAAGGCATGATGGAGATGCGCGAGTATGGCGAAACCTCGATGGTGATCGCCCTGCCGGTGTGGTGGGGCTACGTCCCGGTTGCGCCTTCCTTCGTGCTGCTTGGCATTGCCGCACTCCACACTTTTGTCCTTGATTTGCGCGGGAGCGAACACGCATGA
- a CDS encoding TRAP transporter substrate-binding protein: protein MQIRRLVLGIAAVALMPVAAMAEEVVLKVAHFLPPVSPAHTKFIEPWCDKIAAESQGQLKCQIYPAMQLGGTPPQLLNQARDGVADIVWTLPGYTPGRFPVSEVFELPFFTTTHEASSRAMWDFVQKNAMREFAGVKPIATWVNGPNVLHFRDTEVKTLDDLKGMKVRAPSRLGNKLLSALGATPVGMPVPQMAESLSKGVIEGALIPWEVVPATKTHELTKFHAESGDVRAMTTATMIFVMNKKKYDSLSPELRKVIDNNSGRETSAWVSAQFKAADADGRAATVARGNTVYQIPAGEMAKWETAAQPVTDEWIKDISAKGVDGRKLRDEAAALVKQYSK from the coding sequence ATGCAGATCCGTCGTCTGGTTCTGGGTATTGCCGCCGTAGCCCTGATGCCTGTTGCCGCCATGGCCGAAGAGGTCGTACTCAAAGTGGCGCACTTCCTGCCGCCGGTTTCGCCTGCGCACACCAAGTTTATCGAGCCATGGTGCGACAAGATTGCTGCAGAGTCGCAGGGCCAACTCAAGTGCCAGATTTATCCGGCGATGCAGTTGGGCGGTACGCCGCCGCAGTTGCTCAACCAGGCACGCGATGGCGTTGCCGACATCGTGTGGACCCTGCCAGGCTACACGCCGGGGCGCTTTCCCGTTTCGGAAGTGTTCGAGCTTCCCTTCTTCACCACCACGCATGAGGCGTCGTCGCGTGCAATGTGGGATTTCGTGCAGAAGAACGCGATGCGCGAGTTTGCCGGCGTGAAGCCGATTGCGACCTGGGTGAATGGCCCCAATGTCCTGCATTTTCGCGATACCGAGGTCAAGACGCTGGACGACCTCAAGGGCATGAAAGTACGTGCGCCCTCACGCCTTGGCAACAAGTTGCTGTCGGCGCTGGGCGCGACGCCCGTGGGCATGCCTGTGCCGCAAATGGCCGAAAGCCTCTCCAAGGGGGTGATCGAGGGGGCGCTGATTCCGTGGGAAGTCGTTCCCGCCACCAAGACACATGAACTGACGAAGTTCCATGCCGAGTCGGGCGACGTGCGTGCGATGACCACCGCGACCATGATCTTCGTCATGAACAAGAAGAAGTACGACAGCCTGTCACCTGAGTTGAGGAAGGTGATCGACAACAACAGCGGGCGTGAGACGTCGGCTTGGGTGTCGGCCCAGTTCAAGGCTGCCGATGCCGATGGTCGAGCGGCCACTGTGGCGCGGGGGAACACGGTTTACCAGATTCCCGCCGGCGAGATGGCAAAGTGGGAAACCGCAGCGCAACCGGTCACCGATGAGTGGATCAAGGATATTTCGGCCAAGGGTGTAGACGGCAGAAAGCTCCGCGACGAAGCCGCTGCGCTGGTCAAGCAGTACTCCAAGTAA
- a CDS encoding class III extradiol dioxygenase family protein yields the protein MAKILGGIATSHVPAIGRAIAGNLQNDPYWKPFFDGFPPVHDWLRKVRPDVAVVIYNDHGLNFFLDKMPTFAVGAAASYQNADEGWGIPTLPPYKGDPEMSWHIINELVEREFDLTTCQEMLVDHAFSLPLKLLWPDGARCPVRTVPVCINTVQYPLPSARRCYKMGKALGEAIASWDDDLRVVIIGSGGLSHQLDGKRAGFMNKDFDLAFMESLIADPEWVTQYSNEDIVEKAGTQGVELLMWLATRAALPGPVRKVHANYHIPISNTAAGLIVMEVAD from the coding sequence ATGGCAAAGATCCTGGGCGGTATCGCCACTTCTCACGTCCCGGCGATTGGCCGCGCGATTGCCGGCAATCTGCAGAACGATCCTTACTGGAAGCCATTCTTCGACGGCTTCCCGCCGGTCCATGACTGGTTGCGGAAGGTAAGGCCAGACGTCGCTGTCGTCATCTACAACGACCACGGGCTCAATTTCTTTCTCGACAAGATGCCGACGTTCGCTGTGGGCGCCGCGGCCTCGTACCAGAACGCGGACGAGGGCTGGGGTATTCCCACTCTGCCGCCGTACAAGGGCGACCCCGAAATGTCGTGGCACATCATCAACGAACTGGTGGAGCGCGAGTTTGACCTTACGACCTGCCAGGAGATGCTGGTCGATCACGCATTTTCACTCCCGCTCAAATTGCTGTGGCCGGATGGGGCGCGTTGCCCGGTGCGCACCGTCCCCGTGTGTATCAACACTGTGCAGTATCCGCTGCCGTCGGCGCGGCGCTGCTACAAGATGGGCAAGGCGCTGGGCGAGGCAATTGCTTCGTGGGACGATGATCTGCGCGTAGTCATCATCGGTTCCGGTGGTCTGTCACACCAGCTCGATGGAAAACGCGCCGGCTTCATGAACAAGGACTTCGACCTCGCCTTCATGGAGAGTCTGATCGCAGATCCCGAGTGGGTGACCCAGTATTCCAACGAGGACATTGTTGAAAAGGCTGGAACCCAGGGCGTCGAGTTGCTGATGTGGCTGGCCACACGTGCTGCCCTGCCGGGGCCGGTTCGCAAGGTGCACGCGAATTACCACATTCCGATCTCGAATACGGCCGCGGGCCTGATCGTCATGGAAGTTGCGGACTGA
- a CDS encoding protocatechuate 4,5-dioxygenase subunit alpha: MSMVRQQRTIPGTSIFDGVLARKGYALNKMCFSFNSADNRDAFSLDEDAYCDAYGLSDEQHAAIRARDVLGLLAAGGNVYYLAKFAGILGLDVQDLGAAQTGMSKEAFKAMLVAAGD; encoded by the coding sequence ATGAGCATGGTCAGACAGCAGCGAACGATTCCAGGTACGTCGATCTTCGACGGCGTGCTTGCGCGCAAGGGATATGCGCTCAACAAGATGTGTTTCTCGTTCAACAGTGCCGACAATCGCGACGCGTTCAGTCTTGACGAGGACGCGTATTGTGATGCGTACGGACTCTCGGACGAGCAGCATGCCGCGATTCGAGCGCGCGATGTGCTGGGTTTGCTTGCCGCAGGTGGCAACGTCTACTACCTGGCAAAGTTCGCCGGAATACTCGGGCTCGATGTTCAGGACCTGGGTGCCGCCCAGACCGGCATGAGCAAGGAGGCCTTCAAGGCCATGCTCGTCGCGGCAGGAGACTGA
- a CDS encoding LysR family transcriptional regulator has product MSKFDYSHLDGHLLQLLIAVVEEQSITRAASRLGVTQSAVSHLLGKLRTIVGDPLFVKSGRGIVATARAESLATEARALLQEMRRFATVSEFDPASLKATFTIAANDFQRDLLLPRLFDRLRSSAPGVCLRVISSDIPSADMLRNEHCQLVISPRPPDSTDILQKRLFEDEYRIFHDPDRRGAPAGLEDYLAAEHVTVVYHPARALDFDQTLLAQGIKRNFVVTVPGFAGIPAFVRGSERLATLPGLLRTGLLHDLASAPLPFSGPRLPMYMIWHLRYSHDPAHGWLRTELEAVVPQALAAAADELTGGV; this is encoded by the coding sequence ATGAGCAAATTCGATTATTCGCACCTGGATGGTCACCTTCTGCAACTGCTGATAGCGGTCGTGGAGGAGCAGTCGATCACACGCGCAGCATCACGGCTCGGTGTGACGCAGTCGGCGGTCTCCCATCTGCTGGGCAAGCTGCGGACAATCGTCGGCGACCCGCTTTTCGTGAAGTCGGGGCGTGGCATCGTTGCCACCGCGCGGGCAGAATCCCTCGCGACCGAGGCGCGCGCGCTACTGCAGGAGATGCGACGCTTTGCGACCGTCAGCGAATTTGACCCCGCCAGCCTGAAAGCCACATTCACCATTGCAGCCAATGACTTCCAGCGCGACCTGCTCCTGCCGAGGCTGTTCGACCGCTTGCGCAGTTCCGCGCCCGGTGTGTGCCTGCGCGTCATTTCGTCGGACATTCCAAGCGCAGACATGCTGCGCAACGAGCACTGCCAACTGGTCATTTCGCCGCGCCCGCCGGACTCCACCGACATCCTGCAAAAACGCCTGTTCGAAGATGAGTACCGCATCTTCCATGATCCCGACAGACGAGGAGCCCCCGCCGGACTGGAAGACTACCTTGCCGCCGAACACGTCACCGTGGTCTATCACCCTGCCCGCGCGCTCGATTTCGACCAGACCTTGCTGGCGCAGGGAATCAAACGCAACTTTGTCGTCACGGTTCCGGGTTTTGCCGGCATCCCGGCCTTCGTTCGCGGCAGCGAACGTCTTGCAACCCTGCCGGGCCTGCTTCGCACCGGCCTGCTGCACGACCTCGCCAGCGCCCCCCTGCCCTTTTCAGGTCCGCGGTTGCCGATGTACATGATCTGGCACCTGCGCTACAGCCACGATCCCGCACATGGCTGGCTGCGCACCGAACTGGAGGCTGTCGTACCGCAAGCGCTTGCTGCGGCGGCCGACGAGCTGACCGGGGGCGTTTGA
- a CDS encoding DUF3750 domain-containing protein, with amino-acid sequence MKKTTARGGRLPVRSVIAAVLLAFFVPLVGSTAIHFAGDAQAADWRTARRDSSGQAPDPAQVDEAVIQVYAARAVRWRGIFGVHTWIAAKPRGAADYTRFEVMGFGVAHGRSAVRVREGIPDGYWFGSEPELLRDVRGGAEVDALIARLHDAAERYPHANEYRIWPGPNSNTFIAYLGREVPELRLELPPTAIGKDYLPDGALFGAAPSGSGGQLSLFGLLGITVAAEEGLELSLLGLSIGVDAWPPAIKLPGIGRIGMPEHLPDSERWGVVRLAP; translated from the coding sequence ATGAAGAAGACCACCGCCCGTGGCGGCAGATTGCCTGTACGCAGCGTAATTGCTGCCGTGCTGCTCGCGTTCTTTGTGCCACTTGTGGGGTCGACCGCGATCCATTTTGCCGGTGACGCGCAGGCGGCGGACTGGCGCACTGCACGGCGGGACAGCAGCGGGCAGGCACCGGACCCGGCGCAGGTCGATGAGGCCGTGATTCAGGTCTATGCCGCACGCGCGGTGCGCTGGCGCGGCATTTTCGGCGTGCACACGTGGATTGCTGCAAAGCCCCGCGGTGCCGCGGATTACACCCGCTTCGAGGTGATGGGCTTCGGCGTTGCGCATGGGCGGAGTGCGGTCCGGGTGCGCGAGGGCATTCCGGACGGCTACTGGTTTGGCAGCGAGCCCGAACTGCTGCGTGACGTTCGCGGTGGTGCGGAGGTGGATGCGCTGATCGCTCGCCTGCACGATGCGGCCGAACGCTATCCGCATGCCAACGAATACCGCATCTGGCCCGGACCCAACAGCAATACCTTCATTGCCTATCTGGGTCGTGAGGTGCCCGAGCTCCGGCTTGAGCTGCCACCGACCGCGATCGGCAAGGACTATCTTCCGGACGGTGCCCTGTTCGGTGCTGCACCTAGTGGCTCCGGCGGCCAGCTATCGCTGTTCGGCCTGCTCGGCATCACTGTCGCGGCTGAGGAAGGCCTCGAACTGAGTCTGCTTGGGCTCAGTATCGGGGTGGACGCCTGGCCGCCCGCAATCAAGCTGCCGGGCATCGGTCGCATCGGCATGCCGGAACACTTGCCCGACAGCGAGCGCTGGGGTGTAGTGCGCCTCGCGCCCTGA
- a CDS encoding aldo/keto reductase has product MQQRSLGPFQVGAIGLGCMNLSHAYGVPPAPEVAEALLLRALDLGITHFDTASLYGFGANETLVGRVLSRYRSRFTLASKCGMTGVDGKRVIDGRPETLKLTCEASLKRLHTDVIDLYYLHRWDKQVPIEDSVGALAELVREGKIRSIGLSEVSADTLRRAHAVHPITAVQTEYSLWTRNPEIAVLDACRELGVSFVAFSPVARGFLANALTTPDAAETFDTKDIRRSMPRFQGDAFAANLRLLDGYRVLAAKAGCTPAQLALAWLLAKGDHVLPIPGTTNIAHLEENAAAADLMLSPQVLADAEALINRHTVSGSRYNGPTQTEIDTEEFLPA; this is encoded by the coding sequence ATGCAACAACGTTCTCTCGGTCCCTTCCAGGTCGGCGCAATCGGCCTGGGCTGCATGAACCTGAGCCATGCCTACGGTGTGCCACCCGCACCCGAAGTGGCTGAAGCTCTGCTGTTGCGCGCGCTCGACCTCGGTATCACCCATTTTGACACCGCTTCACTGTATGGCTTCGGTGCCAACGAGACCCTGGTCGGCCGTGTGCTCTCGCGATATCGCTCGCGCTTCACGCTGGCGAGCAAGTGCGGCATGACTGGCGTGGATGGCAAGCGCGTCATCGACGGCCGGCCGGAGACGCTCAAGTTGACCTGTGAGGCATCACTGAAGCGTCTCCACACCGACGTCATCGACCTCTATTACCTTCACCGCTGGGATAAACAGGTGCCCATCGAGGACAGCGTCGGCGCGCTTGCCGAACTGGTTCGTGAGGGCAAGATTCGCAGCATCGGACTGTCGGAAGTATCTGCGGACACTTTGCGACGCGCGCACGCAGTGCACCCGATCACGGCGGTGCAGACCGAATACTCCCTGTGGACCCGCAACCCGGAGATCGCGGTGCTCGATGCGTGTCGCGAACTCGGTGTCAGTTTTGTCGCCTTCAGCCCGGTCGCCCGTGGTTTCCTCGCCAATGCACTCACGACGCCCGACGCCGCGGAGACCTTCGACACCAAGGATATTCGGCGTTCGATGCCACGCTTCCAGGGGGATGCGTTCGCGGCCAACCTGCGCCTGCTCGATGGCTATCGGGTGTTGGCGGCGAAGGCTGGCTGCACCCCCGCACAACTCGCACTGGCCTGGCTGCTCGCTAAGGGTGACCATGTTCTGCCCATCCCGGGCACGACGAACATCGCGCATCTCGAGGAGAACGCCGCGGCCGCCGACCTGATGTTGAGTCCGCAGGTCCTCGCCGACGCGGAGGCGCTGATCAATCGCCACACGGTTTCGGGGTCGCGCTACAACGGCCCCACGCAGACCGAGATCGACACCGAGGAGTTTCTGCCCGCATGA
- a CDS encoding Gfo/Idh/MocA family oxidoreductase, translated as MSKTIKVALAGAGAFGIKHLDGIRNIDGVEVVSLISRDLDKTREVAAKYGVGHVTTDLADSLALPEVDAVILCTPTQMHADQSIQCLKAGKHVQVEIPLADTLKGAEEVAALQKSTGLVAMVGHTRRFNPSHQWVHNKITAGEFNIQQMDVQTYFFRRTNMNALGQPRSWTDHLLWHHAAHTVDLFAYQAGSPIVQANAIQGPIHPTLGIAMDMSIQLRAANGAICTLSLSFNNEGPLGTFFRYIGDTGTYLARYDDLFNGKDEQIDVSKVAVSMNGIELQDREFFAAIREGREPNSSVGKVLPCYQVLHQLEQQLNAA; from the coding sequence ATGAGCAAGACAATCAAGGTCGCACTGGCCGGCGCCGGCGCATTCGGTATCAAGCATCTCGACGGCATCAGGAATATCGATGGCGTTGAAGTCGTTTCACTGATTTCGCGCGATCTGGACAAGACCCGCGAAGTGGCGGCCAAGTACGGCGTCGGCCATGTCACCACCGATCTGGCCGACAGCCTGGCGCTGCCCGAGGTCGATGCGGTCATCCTGTGCACGCCGACGCAGATGCATGCCGATCAGTCGATCCAGTGCCTGAAGGCCGGCAAGCATGTGCAGGTGGAGATTCCGCTTGCCGACACCCTGAAGGGTGCCGAAGAAGTGGCTGCGCTGCAGAAGTCGACAGGGCTGGTCGCGATGGTGGGCCACACCCGTCGCTTCAACCCGAGTCACCAGTGGGTGCACAACAAGATCACGGCGGGTGAATTCAACATCCAGCAGATGGATGTGCAGACTTACTTCTTCCGTCGCACCAACATGAATGCACTCGGTCAGCCGCGCAGCTGGACGGACCACCTGCTGTGGCACCATGCTGCGCACACTGTCGATCTGTTCGCCTACCAGGCCGGCAGCCCGATCGTGCAGGCCAATGCCATCCAGGGCCCGATCCACCCGACGCTGGGTATTGCGATGGACATGAGCATTCAGCTTCGTGCCGCCAATGGCGCGATCTGCACGCTGTCGCTGTCGTTCAACAACGAAGGCCCGCTCGGTACGTTCTTCCGCTACATCGGCGATACCGGCACGTATCTCGCCCGCTACGACGATTTGTTCAACGGCAAGGATGAGCAGATCGACGTCAGCAAGGTCGCCGTGTCGATGAACGGCATCGAGCTGCAGGACCGCGAGTTCTTCGCCGCCATTCGCGAAGGCCGTGAACCCAACTCCAGCGTGGGCAAGGTCCTGCCGTGCTATCAGGTGCTGCATCAACTCGAGCAGCAACTAAACGCCGCCTGA
- a CDS encoding class III extradiol dioxygenase subunit beta: MAKIAASVYTSHVPAIGAAIDLKKTGEAYWQPLFAGYEYSKQWMKDNTPDVIFLVYNDHATAFSLDMIPTFAIGTAAEFKPADEGWGPRPVPTVIGHPELASHIAQSVIQDDFDLTIVNKMEVDHGLTVPLSLMCGEPQAWPCPVIPFAVNVVQYPVPSGKRCFMLGQAIRRAIQSFDQDLKVQIWGTGGMSHQLQGARAGLINREWDNAFLDRLIADPADLAQMPHIDYVREAGSEGIELVMWLIARGAMSDVAGGPAPTLKHRFYHVPASNTAVGHLILENN, from the coding sequence ATGGCCAAGATTGCAGCATCCGTTTATACCTCGCACGTACCTGCCATCGGCGCGGCGATCGACCTCAAGAAAACCGGCGAGGCCTACTGGCAGCCGCTGTTCGCGGGCTACGAGTATTCCAAGCAGTGGATGAAGGACAACACGCCGGATGTGATCTTTCTCGTCTACAACGACCATGCAACCGCCTTCAGTCTGGACATGATCCCGACCTTCGCCATCGGCACGGCAGCAGAATTCAAGCCTGCGGACGAAGGCTGGGGGCCGCGGCCGGTGCCGACGGTGATCGGCCATCCGGAGCTCGCTTCGCACATTGCGCAGAGCGTGATTCAGGACGACTTCGACCTCACCATCGTCAACAAGATGGAAGTCGACCACGGTCTGACCGTGCCGCTGTCGCTGATGTGCGGCGAACCGCAGGCCTGGCCGTGCCCGGTGATTCCGTTCGCGGTCAATGTGGTGCAATACCCGGTGCCGTCCGGCAAGCGCTGCTTCATGCTTGGTCAGGCCATTCGCAGGGCCATTCAGTCTTTCGATCAGGACCTCAAGGTGCAGATCTGGGGCACGGGCGGCATGAGCCACCAGCTGCAGGGGGCACGCGCCGGCCTGATCAACCGCGAATGGGACAATGCCTTTCTCGACCGCCTGATTGCCGACCCCGCCGATCTCGCACAGATGCCGCATATCGACTACGTGCGCGAGGCCGGCTCGGAAGGCATCGAACTGGTGATGTGGCTGATTGCTCGCGGCGCCATGAGCGATGTCGCCGGCGGACCCGCACCGACACTGAAGCATCGCTTTTATCATGTCCCCGCATCGAACACCGCCGTGGGCCACCTGATTCTGGAGAACAACTGA
- the ligA gene encoding protocatechuate 4,5-dioxygenase subunit alpha: MALDKPYKDVPGTIIFDAEQSRKGYWLNQFCMSLMKAENRARFKADERAYLDEWAMTEEQKQAVLARDLNWCMRTGGNIYFLAKIGATDGLSFQQMAGSMTGMTEAEYRDMMIGGGRSAEGNRYLGEDGDAQPQHQPQGAAGKNKGA; encoded by the coding sequence ATGGCCCTGGACAAACCGTACAAAGACGTTCCCGGTACGATCATTTTCGATGCCGAACAGTCGCGCAAGGGCTACTGGCTCAACCAGTTCTGCATGTCCTTGATGAAGGCCGAGAACCGTGCCCGCTTCAAGGCCGACGAGCGTGCCTATCTCGACGAGTGGGCCATGACCGAGGAGCAGAAGCAGGCGGTGCTGGCGCGGGATCTGAACTGGTGCATGCGTACCGGCGGCAATATCTACTTTCTGGCCAAGATCGGCGCCACCGATGGCCTCAGCTTTCAGCAGATGGCCGGCAGCATGACCGGCATGACCGAAGCCGAGTATCGCGACATGATGATCGGGGGAGGGCGCTCGGCCGAAGGCAACCGCTACCTCGGTGAGGACGGCGACGCGCAGCCGCAACATCAGCCGCAAGGCGCCGCCGGCAAGAACAAGGGAGCCTGA